In one Mucilaginibacter sp. PAMB04168 genomic region, the following are encoded:
- a CDS encoding DUF481 domain-containing protein, which translates to MHKYPLLFVLLLGSFTASAQFNDTTNYHVIFNATGSANRARDGNAYLLNNGLRFEVKKKSVAMNLSNSWVYGKSNGALTNNDYSTSFDFNLYKAMPHAYYWGLANYNTSYSLKINNQLLAGGGIAYSIYDRPNAYLNISDGILYDLSDINTTDTTREVYYTYRNSLRLQFHFVVKDLITLDGSNFLQNSVTRKGDYIIRTNVGLGFKLNNWLTLNSALSYNKISRTQSENLLFTYGLKVEKYF; encoded by the coding sequence ATGCATAAATACCCCTTGTTGTTCGTGCTGTTGCTGGGTAGCTTTACAGCCTCCGCACAGTTTAACGATACAACCAATTACCATGTTATTTTTAACGCCACCGGCTCGGCCAACCGGGCGCGCGATGGCAATGCTTATTTGCTTAACAACGGCTTGCGCTTTGAGGTGAAGAAGAAAAGCGTTGCCATGAACTTAAGTAACAGTTGGGTTTACGGCAAATCAAACGGAGCGCTTACCAACAATGATTATTCTACCTCGTTCGATTTTAATTTATATAAAGCCATGCCGCACGCTTATTACTGGGGGCTGGCTAATTACAATACCAGTTATTCGCTTAAAATTAATAACCAGTTACTCGCCGGCGGCGGCATTGCTTACAGTATTTACGACCGTCCCAACGCCTATCTTAATATAAGTGATGGCATATTGTATGATCTAAGCGACATCAATACCACTGATACTACACGTGAGGTTTATTATACTTACCGTAATTCTTTAAGGCTGCAATTCCATTTTGTAGTTAAAGACCTTATAACTTTAGATGGCAGCAACTTTCTTCAAAATTCTGTAACCCGAAAGGGTGATTACATTATTAGAACAAATGTTGGCTTGGGCTTTAAATTAAATAATTGGTTAACCCTGAACAGTGCTTTATCTTATAATAAAATCTCGCGTACCCAAAGCGAAAACCTTTTGTTCACCTATGGTTTAAAGGTTGAAAAATACTTTTGA
- a CDS encoding VOC family protein yields the protein MNDYQIPALTRIGHVHLKVSDLQRSLDFYCGLLGFELMMKYGTQAAFISAGGYHHHIGLNTWHSLGAGPAPEHAPGLYHTAILYPERKDLAVIFQRLIDAKYQHITGASDHGVSEAIYLNDPDQNGVELYWDRPREQWPKDQAGELTMFTKRLDIEGLLTELK from the coding sequence ATGAATGACTATCAGATCCCTGCGCTTACCCGAATAGGCCACGTACATTTAAAAGTAAGTGACTTGCAACGCTCACTTGATTTTTATTGCGGCTTACTGGGTTTTGAATTGATGATGAAGTACGGCACCCAGGCGGCTTTTATATCGGCCGGCGGCTACCATCATCATATTGGGTTAAACACTTGGCATAGCCTGGGAGCAGGTCCTGCGCCCGAGCATGCACCCGGCTTATATCACACTGCCATACTCTACCCCGAACGTAAGGATTTAGCTGTCATATTTCAGCGATTGATTGACGCCAAGTACCAGCACATCACAGGCGCATCGGACCATGGTGTATCTGAGGCTATCTACTTAAACGATCCTGATCAGAATGGTGTAGAGCTTTATTGGGACCGCCCGAGAGAGCAATGGCCTAAAGATCAAGCCGGCGAACTGACCATGTTTACCAAAAGACTTGACATTGAAGGATTGTTAACCGAGCTTAAGTAA